The genomic segment CGGGAAGAGTGCAGGGGTGCGGCGCCGAAAAAAACGTACCGTGGGCAAGCACCCACGGCACGTTTTCATGTCTGCAAGCGACACGGCTCAGGATCGTTTCTTGGATCGATTGAACTCACCATTGAAAGAAGCGGCCGACGCAAAGACCGTTGTCACTCGTCGTCGTCGTCCTCTTCTTCTTCCTCTTCGTCGTCATCATCCTCTTCGTCTTCTGCCACCGCGGCTTTGCGGCTGGGGCGGACGTCATCTTCTTCGATTTCTGCGGTGACCAGTTTCGCGGGCGCTGCGCCTGGGGCCTCGCCGATGACTTCCTTCAGTGGCTGAATGAAGTACATCTTCTTTGATTTCTGGCGTAGCAGTTCGATCTTTTCTTCGGCTGCTTCGCGTTGGTCGTAAGGGAAGCGACCTTCTTCTTTCATGCTGCCGTTGTAGACGACCCAAACCAGGCGTTTGCGGGCCTGGACTTTTTCTTTGACTCGCTTGGTCTTGGTGCCAGCCGATTTCTTCGTCTTTTTCGGTGCGTCAACGGATCCGCCGCGGGCTTCCAAAGCCTCCGCCTGCTTCCTCAGTTCCATGCGTTTGCTAGCCATTGCGATCGAAGCCTCTTTCGTTCCGGACCTTCTGCGATGAAACCGGATGAGGCGTTCACCCGGTCGTTTTTGCCGCAGCTAGTATAGCTCGTTGCGATTCCGGTCGCCAACTGATCCGTAGTCTCCGAAGTGCAGGGACTCGCGGAACCGGAATTTCCCCGCAGAAGTCGCCGAGGCGTTCATTGATATGAGCGAGCCCCCGTGTTCTGGGTAGATTGTGCGAGATGGGCGATGGGCAGGGATCGGCGAAAACGACCTTTCAGGGCGTTTCTTTCGTTTGATTCGCTACAGGAGGTTTCATCGAATTATTCAGAATAGTTTGTGCAAACGAACATCTCCGGCCGATGAATAGATAGCGGGCAGCCAGCGCGCCTCGCGGGTGGAGTCCTACTTCGCCTGCCTGTGACGGATGAGACTAGTCCGGGGTGAACCTCGGACTGGCGTTCGGAAACCAAGTTCAGCGACACACAACGCCATTCGGGTGCCGCCCTTGCGAACGATTCCGCTCACCAGACATAGAGACGTCAGGGAGGAATTGGAAGGAGAATGTTCCATGCGTAAGTACGGAAAGTGGGTGTTGACGCTCAGCTTGCTGGCGACTTCACCCGGGTTGACCTTCGCTGCGGATTCGAAATCGAAGGATGCGAGCCCAGCTCGTGTCTCGCGAGTCGATAACCAGCGCGTGGCAGAAGATATTGCCACTGCCTTGCGAGGCAAGGTCAAGGGCGAGATTGGCATCGAATACAAAGATGGTGTCGCGATTCTGACCGGTTCGGTAACGGATCCAAAGAGCAAGAAGACGGCGGAAAATCTGGTTCGTGGGGTGACGAATGTTTCTAAGGTGGACAACCGCCTGAACGTCGTCGAGAAGAAAAAGACCTTCACGGATCGGCTTCGCAGTGCAGATGCTTCGGATGAAGTTGTGCAGGCAGGTCATGCGGGTGAACCCCGTGGACGCGGCCGCGTTCAGCAGATCAATGCCGAAATCGCACAGCTCGGATTGGACGACCAATCGAGTGCTGTTCCACCCGCGGCGCCTGCTGCGTCTGGTGGTACGGCGAACCAGGAAGTGGCCGAACAGATCGGTGCAGTCCTGTCTGCAGCCCAACTGGATGGCTATGACATTCAGATTCGGTTCCAGAATGGGGTTGCGACCCTGGATGGAAGCGTCGGCAATCAAGCGGAACGCGCTGCGGCTCACCGTGCCGTTTCGGGTGTTCCCGGTGTCCGAAGCGTGACGAATCGGCTTCGCTGCAGCGAAGAGCCCGCACCACAAGCCTATCGTCCAGCACAGGGACAAAACCCCTATGCTTATGGACCGGGCCCAGGTGCTGGTCCGATGCAAGGGCCTGGACCGATGCAGGGACCTGGACCAATGCAAGGCCGGGGCGACGTGCGAGGTGCAGGATATATGCAACAGGCCGGCGGACCTGCGGGTTATCCCGCGGGGGGCGCGATGCCGATGGGACCTGGGGGCGCTCCTCCCTATCCGCCACAATACGGCTACGCCGGTGGCGGGGCGTCGCAAGCGGTTTACAACAGCCCCAGTATGCCCGATCACGCATGGCCCACGTATGCCCAGTATCCCAACTCGGCAGCCGTCAGCTATCCTCAACAGTACAGCGCCAGTGCCTGGCCTTACATTGGTCCGTTCTACCCCTACCCGCAAGTTCCGCTCGGCTGGCGAGATGCCACACTGCGATGGGATGATGGACAATGGAATTTGATGTTCAAACCGCGTACCGATCGCTGGTGGTGGTTCATGAACCCAAACAACTGGTGATCGCCAGTTGTCTGATCGCGGGATTGGCTGGACATCGAGCTTACGCATCGAGTTCCATGACCAATTCGAAGTGAAATTTCTCTGCCCACGCAGAGGAATCGGTACCCGAATGGCTGAACGCCTGCGGTGGTCAATCTGCCGCAGGCGTTTCTCATTTCTGCTTTCCTGGTGATTTCGCGCGATGGTCGACACGACGGCTGTCTAACGGCTTGCGGCGGAACCCCGGACACTCGATTGAATCGAGATGTTTTCAAATAAATGACTGATACAGGCGACAAAATCGGAATATTCACGCAAGTCTTGCGACGAAACATTCGATACATACGTTACAGACGGCGCATTGCCGCCAATTCAATGGATTCGGGGATCTCCCGGAGAGAAACGATGATCAAGCCCTGCACATGGACGCGACGACTTGCTCTGGTGGCCACCCTCGGCCTGATGACGCTGAGTAACAGCGGATGCGTGCTGTTAGGCGGTTTCCTGGACACCACCTTCGCACTCGGGGCCTTTTACGGAATGACACCCATCATTCCGGTCAGTGCCTACTACAGCGAAATGATTGAAGACGCCTACATCCGGGAAGAGCGTTACGACAAGGTGCCAATCCTGGATGCAGTCGAGGGTGAGCATGCTCCACTCTTCTGTCAGGATCCGCCAAGTGACGATGAAGTGATGCGGACTCTGCCCAATGATACGTCGGGCGGCTGGGTCTTCCTGGCCGAGACGGCTCGCAACAATGTGAAGATCGTGACCGAGCCGATCGTCGATCGTATGGATGAATGCCGGTTCTACCCGCTCGTCGGACCTGCCCGCCTGCATCACTGCCACTACAAGTGCACGGTCTTCTATGATCTGATCAAGCGATCGGACTGGCCGGTTCCCTTCTACTTCAAAGATGAATCCAGCCAGGTGGTCTACATCGACCATGACCATCTGATCCGTTGCACCGGAGCCGCGGCCGCCGCAGTCTCCCGCTGAGCACGCGATTCAAATCCGATATGAAAAAGCACCGCGTCTGCCTGTGTGGCTGACGCGGTGCTTCCCATTTCTGGAACCAGAACTTCTAGCCAGCCGGTCGGCGCGTGACCGTCAATTTCCAAATGTCACTGTTGTGGTTCTGCATTGTTTTCAGGTGCGGGTGGTACAGCAGTGGTGGGATTGATTTCGGTCGGGGCACTCGGCGTGGGCATGTTTGACGCAGCGGTTTCGTAGGACACGTCTGGATATTCAAATGGAATCAAGCCGCCACCGAGAGCCTGGTAGGTATTGACGATGGCTGACAGTTGCTCTCTTTTGGTATCGATCAAGACCAGTCGGGCCTCGTTGAGATCTCGTTGCGCGAACAGCACATCGATGTACTCGGTACGGGCATTCTGAAACAGCTTGGTGGCGATATCGACAGAAGCTTCCAACGATTGCAATTGCTCTTTCTTGATCTCGATGCTCTGAGTGTAGTTTTCGACTTTGGACATCCGGTTGATGACTTCGGTGAATGCGTTAAGGACGGTACGCTGGTAGTCGTAAAGGGCTTGCAACTGTTTGGCGTTTGCGGTCATGTAGTCGGCCTTGATCGCATTTCTGTTGATCAAAGGTGCAACCAGATCTCCCGCGACCCCATAAATCAAGGATTCCGGCGTCAAGAATAAGTATCTGGTATTGAATGCCTCATAACCCACACCTGCGCTCAGGATCAGCTTGGGATAGAAATTGGCACGCGCAACTTTGATGTCGAGTCCCGATGCTTCCAGTTCACGTTCCGCTTGGCGGATGTCGGGACGATTCAGAAGCAGGTCACAAGGCATTCCGGTGCGCAGTGCGTGCAAGTTCAGGTCGTAGAATCCTTCGGACGACCGACGCGCGACGGGTTCTGGAAAGCGACCAACGAGAAAGTTGATTCGGTTTTCAACTTCGATGATTTCCTGCCGAATGATCAGCTTTTGGCTCTGATTCTTGCGAACTTCGGCCAGGAATCGTTGGACACCAAGTTCTGTGCCGCGAACGCCTTCTTTCTGAGCTTTGGCGACTTCGAGACTTTGCTCTTGCAATGCGATGGTGATGTCAAGAGTCTCAAGGCGTTTGTCGAGTGCCAGCAATCCGTAATAGCTCTCGGCAATCTCTGCGACCAGGCGGGTTACGACATAGTTTCGTCCCTCAAGGGTGCCCAGATAACGTCGTGCTGACGAGTCGCGGGCGTTTCGCAACTGCCTCCAGATGTCGACCTGCCAGGAAAAGTTGGCGGCTGTGAGGAAATTTGGCAGTGGAGTCGGAAAGTGATTGCCGCTGCCCGAAAACAGCTGCTCATCTGCAGCTCCCGCTGGCGTATACAAACTGGGCTTCTCCAGCCCTGCGCGTCCCCCAATCGTGACGAAGGGAAGATACGCCCCGCGTCGCTTCAGGATCTCGTTGTTCGCGATCTGAATGTCTTCCGCCAGGATCTTCAGTTGCTGATTTCCGGTCAGGCCTTGATCAATCAGGCCTGTCAGGATCGGATCATTGAAGAACTCTTCGATCCCGACTTGAGAGGTGTTTTCCTCACTGACCGCACCATTGAAGGTTCCTGGCAGCTCCCTTGACGCCCAGGGATTGCGGAGCTGCGGTATCCCACAGCCCGGAAGAATCAGCACGAGGCTGAACACGATCGCGGTTGCGATGGCGTATTTTTTATCCGTGGTATTGGAGAATCTCACTAAGAGGTTCATCTGTCTCGTCCTTGCTGAATTTGAGCTTGTCGGCAATCCCACCGAACAAGTGATATAGGCCGGAAACTAGGTGTGGGTCGCGTCAGCTTGCGCTGATATGTCAAAGACCTTGCCATAAGCAGGCCATCGAAGTTGTCCGCGATGCTTGTGAACCATTTTGAATCTCGTCGCTGTGCCACGAGATCGTCGATCGAGGCGCCGATGTGCGCGCCGTGGTTGAACTCCGGACCTCCTCTTTCGTCGAACGCAGCAGTCCTGCGAGAAGTGACGACGTTTGGCGAAAGAACCCGGACCCGCGATACGTGGAAGTCCGTCCCCCCCATGTTCGTACCCGTAGCGAAGTCAACGTTGGATGTCCTGCGGGGAAGCCGGCTTGCCATTTCAATTGCGATTGGCGACGCGCGATCACCCTTTTCCAGTGAAGGGCCCCTCAAGCACAATCCGGCGGAAGTTGCCGATTGCTTGTTGTGGTCGTGAAGAGGCTTAGGGGTGCCGAAAGATGCAGATCTGACACGCGGCGGAGAATGGCGACGGGGGCTGTGTGAAGCGACAGTGCCCGCGTCACGCATGATCACCTTGCTTGTGGCAGGTCTTCGCATGCGAATGGAGTTCGCCTTCGAAATGACGATCGAACGACCCGGCACCATCGGACCGGTTCGTCCGTCACGACATTCGACTTCTGTCAGTGACAGAAACGCGGTTGATATTGGCATCCAAGCCAATCGAAGTCCATCCATGGCTGTTCCAAGTACTATCCTATCATCGGATTACGTCTTGACGGCTTCCTGATCCGTCAAGACAAGAGATTGAGCGGCAATCTCGTTGCCAGATTTGCGATCTGAATAGTAATTTGATCGACTGAGAGATTTAGAAGCAAAAGCCAAAGACAGAAGGTATAGAGAAATTAAACAAGTTGACGAACTTGCGGGCCTCAGGTTGCTTCAAGGCGTAAACTTTATTGTTTGACGGGTGCCAAGTGGGGTTCGAAATCGACTTGAGTTTCGGCAATTTATGACGCAACAAGATTCGAAGCCCAGGCACTGCGTGAGTTGCCAAGAGAGAGATGTTACGGTTTTGTTATCTCTTTTTCTTGTTGTGTTAGCGCGAAGTCAGGCCCTTGCGGAATGCCTGATTGTCGTATGCAGTGAAGGCGTGGACCGGGAATGCCGCACGTCGAAGATCGCGTTGAGGCTGACGCGTCGTGCTTGAATCAGGCACGCACAAACCCTTGTGTTTCAGGGTGCGGATCGAAATCGGGTCGATAGTTCGAGAGGAGACGTCGGAGTCGACTCTCGCGAATCGTTGCAGCAAGTGTGTTTATAGAAACAATCACAACGATCAGTGCGCGGAAAGCGCCGAAGACAGATTGGGTGTCAAATGGAGATGCACCTGGATGGTTGCTCGTAATTTCTTACGAGCAACCATCCAGGTGCATCTCGAATTCTCCAGAAGTCACAACTCGCCAGATCGCCGCTGCAAATGCCGCCTTTAAGTCGTCGGCCGCTTGCGTCTGATTAGTGGTGTTCGATGATCTCGCTCAATGGCTGATCGACCTCGTCCTGAATGAATTTCCCACCATTGTCGGTAATCTGACCGAACAGGTAGTAAAGGCCGGGAATCACCAAAACACCAATCACGGTGCCTAGAAGCATCCCGCCGACCGCGGTGGTACCAATCGTGCGGTTTCCGATCGCGCCGGGGCCAGTCGCGCGAACAAGCGGGATCAGACCCGCGATGAATGCGAACGACGTCATCAAAATTGGCCGGAATCGAAGTTTTCCACCTTCGATCGCGGCCTCTTTCAAGCTCACTCCTTCATGGTGTCGTTGCACGGCGAATTCGACGATCAAAATTGCGTTCTTGCCGAGCAGTCCGACCAGCATGACGAGACCAATCTGGCAATAGACGTCATTGGCCAATCCCATGAATTGGAGGAATAGGAACGAACCAAAGATCCCGACCGGCAGCGAAAGGATCACGGCCAGTGGCAGGATGAAACTTTCATACTGCCCAACGAGCACCAGATAGACGAAAATCACGACGATGATGAAGATATAGATCGCCAGGTTACCTTTACCCGCTTCATCGTACGAAAGTCCCTCCCATCCGATCCCGTATCCGCGAGGCAGCGTTTCGGCGGCAACTTCCTGGATCGCCTGGATGGCTTCACCGCTGCTATATCCGGGTGCAGGCGCCCCTTGGATGGCGGCGGAAGGGTAAAGGTTGTAGCGGTTGATCTCGTTCAAGCCCTGCAATTTGTTGAGCTTCATGAACGCCGAGTAGGGGACCATATCTCCTTGATCGTTCTTGACGAACAAGTTATCGAAATCTTCGGGATAACGTCGGAACTCGGGCTTGGCCTGGACGAAGACCTTATAGAACTGACCGAAGCGGATGAAGCCTTGCTCCCAGGTGCTACCGATGACGATCGAGAGATTGTCCATCGCTTTCGCGATCGAGACCCCTTTTTGCATCGCCACGTCGTTGTTGATTTCTAATTCGTATTGCGGATAGTTGCTGGCGAAGAAGGTGAATAGGCCTTTCACCTCTTTGCGTTTCGACAACGCTTCCATGAATTTGTCAGTCACTTCACCGAGTGCCTGATAATTCATCGTGTTTGTTTTATCCAAAACGCGAGTCGAGAATCCGCCGGCAGCTCCGAAGCCGGGAACGGCAGGGGGTTCGAAGAACTCAAGCTTCACATTCGACATGGCACGGCCGTCATGCTCAAGCTGTGTAATGATTTGCTTGGAGGTCATCTTACGTTTGGCCCAGGGCTTGAGGTTGATCAGGCAAGTCCCTGCATTCGAGCCGCGACCCTCGGTCAAAACTTCGTAACCGGCCAATGATGAGACCGAGTGAACCCCTTCAATTTTTTTGGCAATCTCTTGCAGTTCGTGAGACTTTGCGTTGGTGTACTCGATGGTCGAGCCAGGTGGAGTTTGAATGATTCCGTAGATCATGCCTTGATCTTCGAGCGGAATGAAACCGGCCGGAAGTTTGGTATTCACAACGTAGATGGCGACACAAAACCCACCGACGACCAGCAACGTCAGCATGCGTTGCGTGACGATCGGTCGCAGGAATGCCGCATAACCACCGGTCACTTTCTCGACGCCACGGTCGAAAAGATGCAAGAACATGCCCAACGGCCCACGCTTTTTCACCTGACCCGTGTGGGGCTTTAGAATCATCGCGCAGAGCACGGGC from the Schlesneria paludicola DSM 18645 genome contains:
- a CDS encoding BON domain-containing protein, which translates into the protein MRKYGKWVLTLSLLATSPGLTFAADSKSKDASPARVSRVDNQRVAEDIATALRGKVKGEIGIEYKDGVAILTGSVTDPKSKKTAENLVRGVTNVSKVDNRLNVVEKKKTFTDRLRSADASDEVVQAGHAGEPRGRGRVQQINAEIAQLGLDDQSSAVPPAAPAASGGTANQEVAEQIGAVLSAAQLDGYDIQIRFQNGVATLDGSVGNQAERAAAHRAVSGVPGVRSVTNRLRCSEEPAPQAYRPAQGQNPYAYGPGPGAGPMQGPGPMQGPGPMQGRGDVRGAGYMQQAGGPAGYPAGGAMPMGPGGAPPYPPQYGYAGGGASQAVYNSPSMPDHAWPTYAQYPNSAAVSYPQQYSASAWPYIGPFYPYPQVPLGWRDATLRWDDGQWNLMFKPRTDRWWWFMNPNNW
- a CDS encoding TolC family protein, which gives rise to MNLLVRFSNTTDKKYAIATAIVFSLVLILPGCGIPQLRNPWASRELPGTFNGAVSEENTSQVGIEEFFNDPILTGLIDQGLTGNQQLKILAEDIQIANNEILKRRGAYLPFVTIGGRAGLEKPSLYTPAGAADEQLFSGSGNHFPTPLPNFLTAANFSWQVDIWRQLRNARDSSARRYLGTLEGRNYVVTRLVAEIAESYYGLLALDKRLETLDITIALQEQSLEVAKAQKEGVRGTELGVQRFLAEVRKNQSQKLIIRQEIIEVENRINFLVGRFPEPVARRSSEGFYDLNLHALRTGMPCDLLLNRPDIRQAERELEASGLDIKVARANFYPKLILSAGVGYEAFNTRYLFLTPESLIYGVAGDLVAPLINRNAIKADYMTANAKQLQALYDYQRTVLNAFTEVINRMSKVENYTQSIEIKKEQLQSLEASVDIATKLFQNARTEYIDVLFAQRDLNEARLVLIDTKREQLSAIVNTYQALGGGLIPFEYPDVSYETAASNMPTPSAPTEINPTTAVPPAPENNAEPQQ
- a CDS encoding efflux RND transporter permease subunit yields the protein MFSQFLHRPALAIVISIIILFLGGLSIKTLPISQFPSVAPPSVVVTVAFPGASANVLVDSVLVILEQAINGVPDMRYMASAATSAGEATIQIVFEPGTDPNVAVLNVQNRIQTVKNRLPPLVEREGIIVMQAMTSMLMYVNIYSTDEGHDQNFLYNYSFVNLLPEIKRVRGIGSATILGSRQYSMRVWLDMDRMRAYNLSSDDVMKAVGEQSMIGSPGRLGQATGKTSQTIEYVLTWVGRYNKPEQYEKIILRANSEGEIIRLKDVAEVELGPSYYNIYSDIDGHPSAAIVLKQLPGTNAATVIEEVKHKLEEIKEASFPPGMTFEVSYDVSAFLEASIEQVLHTLLEAFVLVSLVVYLFLGDFRSTLIPTLAVPVSLIGTFFFLQLLGMSINLITLFALVLAIGVVVDDAIVVVEAVHAKMHERHLSPYVATKEVVNEISGAIIAITLVMTAVFVPVTFMTGPVGTFYRQFGITMATSIILSGIVALTLTPVLCAMILKPHTGQVKKRGPLGMFLHLFDRGVEKVTGGYAAFLRPIVTQRMLTLLVVGGFCVAIYVVNTKLPAGFIPLEDQGMIYGIIQTPPGSTIEYTNAKSHELQEIAKKIEGVHSVSSLAGYEVLTEGRGSNAGTCLINLKPWAKRKMTSKQIITQLEHDGRAMSNVKLEFFEPPAVPGFGAAGGFSTRVLDKTNTMNYQALGEVTDKFMEALSKRKEVKGLFTFFASNYPQYELEINNDVAMQKGVSIAKAMDNLSIVIGSTWEQGFIRFGQFYKVFVQAKPEFRRYPEDFDNLFVKNDQGDMVPYSAFMKLNKLQGLNEINRYNLYPSAAIQGAPAPGYSSGEAIQAIQEVAAETLPRGYGIGWEGLSYDEAGKGNLAIYIFIIVVIFVYLVLVGQYESFILPLAVILSLPVGIFGSFLFLQFMGLANDVYCQIGLVMLVGLLGKNAILIVEFAVQRHHEGVSLKEAAIEGGKLRFRPILMTSFAFIAGLIPLVRATGPGAIGNRTIGTTAVGGMLLGTVIGVLVIPGLYYLFGQITDNGGKFIQDEVDQPLSEIIEHH